One part of the Homo sapiens chromosome 19, GRCh38.p14 Primary Assembly genome encodes these proteins:
- the CYP4F3 gene encoding cytochrome P450 4F3 isoform X1 yields the protein MPQLSLSSLGLWPMAASPWLLLLLVGASWLLARILAWTYTFYDNCCRLRCFPQPPKRNWFLGHLGLVTPTEQGMRVLTQLVATYPQGFKVWMGPIFPVIRFCHPNIIRSVINASAAIVPKDKVFYSFLKPWLGDGLLLSAGEKWSRHRRMLTPAFHFNILKPYMKIFNESVNIMHAKWQLLASEGSARLDMFEHISLMTLDSLQKCVFSFDSHCQEKPSEYIAAILELSALVTKRHQQILLYIDFLYYLTPDGQRFRRACRLVHDFTDAVIQERRRTLPSQGVDDFLQAKAKSKTLDFIDVLLLSKDEDGKKLSDEDIRAEADTFMFEGHDTTASGLSWVLYHLAKHPEYQERCRQEVQELLKDREPKEIEWEKRSHLQTERSWRVVSLLP from the exons ATGCCACAGCTGAGCCTGTCCTCGCTGGGCCTTTGGCCAATGGCAGCATCCCCGTGGCTGCTCCTGCTGCTGGTTGGGGCCTCCTGGCTCCTGGCCCGCATCCTGGCCTGGACCTATACCTTCTATGACAACTGCTGCCGCCTCCGGTGTTTCCCGCAACCCCCGAAACGGAATTGGTTCTTGGGTCACCTGGGCCTG GTCACCCCCACGGAGCAGGGCATGAGGGTCCTGACTCAGCTGGTGGCCACCTACCCCCAGGGCTTTAAGGTCTGGATGGGCCCCATCTTCCCCGTCATCCGTTTTTGCCACCCCAACATCATCCGGTCTGTCATCAACGCCTCAG CTGCCATTGTACCAAAGGACAAGGTCTTCTACAGCTTCCTGAAGCCCTGGCTGG GGGATGGGCTCCTGCTGAGTGCTGGTGAAAAGTGGAGCCGCCACCGTCGGATGCTGACGCCTGCCTTCCATTTCAACATCCTGAAGCCCTATATGAAGATTTTCAATGAGAGTGTGAACATCATGCAT GCCAAGTGGCAGCTCCTGGCCTCAGAGGGTAGTGCCCGTCTGGACATGTTTGAGCACATCAGCCTCATGACCTTGGACAGTCTGCAGAAATGTGTCTTCAGCTTTGACAGCCATTGCCAGGA GAAGCCCAGTGAATATATTGCCGCCATCTTGGAGCTCAGTGCCCTTGTGACAAAAAGACACCAGCAGATCCTCCTGTACATAGACTTCCTGTATTATCTCACCCCTGATGGGCAGCGTTTCCGCAGGGCCTGCCGCCTGGTGCACGACTTCACAGATGCCGTCATCCAGGAGCGGCGCCGCACCCTCCCTAGCCAGGGTGTTGATGACTTCCTCCAAGCCAAGGCCAAATCCAAGACTTTGGACTTCATTGATGTACTCCTGCTGAGCAAG GATGAAGATGGGAAGAAGTTGTCCGATGAGGACATAAGAGCAGAAGCTGACACCTTTATGTTTGAGG GCCATGACACCACAGCCAGTGGTCTCTCCTGGGTCCTGTACCACCTTGCAAAGCACCCGGAATACCAGGAGCGCTGTCGGCAGGAGGtgcaagagcttctgaaggaccGTGAGCCTAAAGAGATTGAATG